One window of Sulfuricaulis sp. genomic DNA carries:
- a CDS encoding sigma-70 family RNA polymerase sigma factor, with protein sequence MSDFEQIAREHRPRLVRIARSIVGDAAEDVAQVALLKAWQKYDTFNGQNLQGWINTIMRNTAFDYLRHTKRRPEGHLVDVGADDEGHPHGWLENISDMEVGHDSNTDHARDILRACDQLSDKQHDAIKLCAAGRSFPEIGRALGCSADAARDRVSRTRKTIQEFLN encoded by the coding sequence ATGTCCGACTTTGAGCAGATCGCGCGCGAGCACCGGCCGCGGCTCGTGCGAATCGCGCGGAGCATCGTTGGCGATGCGGCCGAGGACGTGGCACAAGTCGCGCTGCTGAAGGCGTGGCAAAAATACGACACGTTCAACGGGCAGAACCTGCAAGGCTGGATTAACACGATCATGCGAAACACGGCTTTTGATTACTTGCGGCACACGAAGCGCCGACCAGAAGGACATCTGGTGGACGTTGGCGCCGACGATGAAGGACATCCGCACGGCTGGCTTGAAAACATCTCCGACATGGAAGTCGGGCACGATTCAAATACGGATCATGCGCGTGACATCCTGCGCGCCTGCGATCAGTTAAGCGACAAACAACACGACGCGATCAAGCTGTGCGCAGCCGGGCGCAGCTTCCCCGAGATCGGCCGCGCGCTGGGCTGTAGCGCCGATGCCGCGCGCGATCGTGTATCACGCACCCGCAAGACCATACAGGAATTTTTGAATTGA
- a CDS encoding terminase family protein: protein MTDSNDKLREYHATLSELERRRAQNKLAYYAPYPKQRDFHTLGATKRERLLLGANQSGKTWANAMELAAHLTGRYPEWWTGRKFVRPVRAWAVGMTGESTRDTLQRLLLGSLGQQGTGSIPADAILEVNMGRGIADAVDTVLVRHSSGGVSQLSFKSQEKGREKLQGETLDVVAWDEEPDLDVYSESMARVAATGGMVYLTATPLKGMTAVIQRFISEPSPDRAYVQMSLEESGHFTPEERQRISDGYPEHEREARTKGVPMLGSGRVFQISESVIKVDPMEIPSHWARIAGIDLGFDHPSAAAFLAHDRDTDTIYLYDAWKARGIPGASIMVTMASAIRARGETIPVAWPHDAARQDPTSGVSFAKLFKNEGLNMLEEHATFEAGGYSTEAGVQLMANRFHNGTLRVFSHLEPFFEEFRVYHRKDGLIVKENDDLLSALRIGLMMIRHAKTDVGPGGKRKRREPFMAVGIGDSPIYDNPSSTSASFDLPRRFPGNPEAEMRYAQIHGDRPRRVPRIATED, encoded by the coding sequence ATGACGGACAGTAACGACAAGCTGCGCGAGTACCACGCTACGCTGTCCGAACTGGAACGGCGCCGGGCTCAGAATAAACTCGCCTATTATGCGCCGTACCCCAAGCAGCGGGACTTCCACACGCTGGGCGCGACGAAGCGTGAACGGCTGCTGCTGGGCGCCAACCAATCCGGCAAGACCTGGGCGAACGCGATGGAGCTGGCCGCGCACCTGACCGGCCGCTATCCCGAATGGTGGACCGGCCGCAAATTCGTGCGCCCGGTGCGCGCTTGGGCGGTGGGCATGACCGGCGAGTCAACGCGCGACACGCTGCAACGACTTCTGCTCGGCTCACTAGGGCAACAAGGCACCGGGTCAATCCCTGCCGATGCAATCCTTGAAGTAAACATGGGGCGAGGTATTGCCGATGCCGTTGATACGGTGCTCGTCCGCCACAGCAGCGGCGGCGTGTCCCAGCTCAGCTTCAAGTCACAGGAAAAAGGCCGCGAGAAGCTGCAAGGTGAAACCCTGGATGTTGTGGCTTGGGACGAAGAGCCCGACCTGGATGTGTATTCCGAATCAATGGCCCGCGTGGCCGCCACGGGCGGAATGGTTTACCTGACCGCGACACCGCTCAAGGGTATGACGGCTGTTATCCAGCGATTCATTTCCGAGCCCTCGCCTGATCGCGCGTATGTGCAGATGAGCCTGGAAGAGTCCGGCCATTTTACGCCCGAAGAACGGCAGCGCATTAGCGACGGATACCCCGAGCACGAACGCGAAGCACGCACCAAGGGCGTGCCCATGCTTGGCAGCGGTCGGGTGTTCCAGATTTCCGAGTCCGTCATAAAAGTCGATCCGATGGAAATCCCCTCTCATTGGGCCCGTATCGCCGGCATAGACCTCGGCTTCGATCATCCGAGTGCTGCGGCTTTCCTCGCGCACGATCGCGACACCGACACGATATACCTGTACGACGCTTGGAAAGCCCGCGGCATACCCGGCGCCTCAATCATGGTCACTATGGCGAGCGCCATTCGCGCCCGCGGCGAGACGATCCCGGTAGCGTGGCCGCACGATGCCGCCCGCCAGGATCCAACAAGCGGCGTGTCATTCGCCAAGCTATTCAAAAACGAAGGGCTGAACATGCTGGAAGAGCACGCAACCTTCGAGGCGGGCGGCTACAGCACGGAAGCCGGCGTCCAACTCATGGCGAACCGTTTCCACAACGGCACGCTGCGGGTTTTCAGCCATCTCGAACCGTTCTTCGAAGAGTTTCGGGTGTATCACCGCAAGGACGGGCTGATCGTAAAAGAGAATGACGACCTGCTGTCCGCCCTGCGCATCGGCTTGATGATGATCCGGCACGCCAAGACCGACGTTGGCCCCGGCGGCAAGCGGAAGCGCCGCGAGCCCTTCATGGCGGTCGGGATCGGCGATTCGCCGATATACGACAACCCCTCGTCTACGTCTGCATCTTTCGATCTGCCAAGACGTTTCCCTGGGAATCCAGAAGCCGAAATGCGATACGCCCAGATTCACGGCGACCGGCCGCGACGGGTGCCGCGCATAGCGACGGAGGATTAA